A portion of the Stigmatella aurantiaca DW4/3-1 genome contains these proteins:
- a CDS encoding AsmA family protein: MEARKKRRWPYVLGGIFAVLVLGVAIVLWRLDAILLQQARAQAATFSQQLGRPIQIGDISTKLFPHIGVDVENVSVGAAEGEDLPLAEVKALDVRVAAMPLLRSSGKDIQVLNAEVTGLTVNVIRLPDGTTNVQRLQERLASQQKPEEEAPPENTPPTDLSGVRVDRAALTDGTIRFVDRSGAKAQELAVSDLDIEVKDLRVGQPLEVKLAAAVLAQKQNLFVTLSASPLPPTLVPTPERLSLKAEAIDLAPLGPFLPPSVGFQAGTLTADWKAELGAAIPGGKGPTRLEGAIRALGLKFAGAEGGKALDVVLDTDVKADLAAGDLALDRFKLDFGPAGIDGKGRVKGMHGSTPSVEGFELTSHDLDPAVLSDYYPPLKKMLGGMIAGPVGLSVKGSGTQEAQALEAEVDLTPVRLRIPAQLSKEAGAAMRLTARLAGAAASGGALRFDAKANLAGVDMRPGLVLNKAPGQRLDAAVAGTYQPTQDGMKVNVSQLTLNVLADTLTGTATAALAGQGKKQTTTFALDMKSPRIDADALLMPEEEVLARTGGKEEPPSDDATRFNGYRGDMKFQVGAVRYSQMDLSNIVAHVTMVDDLIQVEKLTTGIYGGSVVADGTSIRLGPLPEQRPFEAKVKVQGVEMGSALSAFTPKKVMTGTFNGNVDVKGVGYTPGQLKQTLLGAINGNVANGSLLGLDIISSVTEPLAKALPFAAKALRSGDVTSLGENLPFGVEIKNGVAQLDKPITWSRPEGAMNFTGGIRLDGELDLSGTVNLAPQTIQTLTLGKAKPTEAIPVTLNLTGPAWSPKVTGLDVKPAATAIAKQVVGGLAGQLLGDKAKPVQDLITGGGQAAREEAERQKQALEQKAAEEKARLDAAARAKQEEAKKKAEEEAKKRLRGVFGK; this comes from the coding sequence ATGGAGGCACGAAAGAAGCGCCGCTGGCCCTATGTGCTCGGAGGCATCTTCGCCGTCCTGGTGCTCGGGGTGGCCATCGTCCTGTGGCGGCTCGATGCCATCCTGCTCCAGCAGGCCCGCGCCCAGGCCGCCACCTTCTCCCAGCAACTCGGCCGGCCCATCCAGATCGGTGACATCTCCACCAAGCTCTTCCCCCACATCGGCGTGGACGTGGAGAACGTCTCCGTCGGCGCCGCCGAGGGAGAGGACCTGCCCCTGGCCGAGGTGAAGGCCCTCGACGTGCGCGTGGCGGCCATGCCCCTGCTGCGCTCCAGCGGCAAGGACATCCAGGTGCTCAACGCCGAGGTGACCGGCCTCACCGTCAACGTCATCCGCCTGCCGGATGGCACCACCAACGTGCAGCGCCTCCAGGAGCGCCTCGCCAGCCAGCAGAAGCCCGAGGAGGAAGCGCCCCCCGAGAACACCCCTCCCACGGACCTCTCCGGCGTGCGCGTGGACCGGGCCGCCCTCACCGATGGCACCATCCGCTTCGTGGACCGCTCGGGCGCCAAGGCCCAGGAGCTCGCCGTCTCGGACCTGGACATCGAGGTGAAGGACCTGCGCGTGGGCCAGCCCCTGGAGGTGAAGCTCGCCGCCGCCGTGCTCGCCCAGAAGCAGAACCTCTTCGTCACCCTGTCCGCCTCGCCGCTGCCCCCCACCCTGGTGCCCACCCCCGAGCGCCTTTCCCTCAAGGCCGAGGCCATCGACCTCGCCCCCCTGGGCCCCTTCCTCCCCCCCAGCGTCGGGTTCCAGGCCGGCACCCTGACGGCGGACTGGAAGGCCGAGCTGGGCGCCGCCATCCCCGGCGGCAAGGGTCCCACCCGGCTGGAGGGCGCCATCCGCGCCCTGGGCCTGAAGTTCGCGGGCGCCGAGGGCGGCAAGGCGCTCGACGTGGTGCTCGACACGGACGTGAAGGCGGACCTCGCCGCCGGAGACCTGGCGCTCGACCGCTTCAAGCTCGACTTCGGTCCGGCCGGCATCGACGGGAAGGGCCGCGTGAAGGGAATGCACGGCAGCACGCCTTCGGTGGAGGGCTTCGAGCTGACGAGCCATGACCTCGACCCGGCGGTGCTCTCCGACTACTACCCGCCGCTCAAGAAGATGCTGGGCGGCATGATCGCCGGCCCCGTGGGCCTGTCCGTGAAGGGCAGTGGCACCCAGGAGGCGCAGGCGCTGGAAGCAGAGGTGGACCTCACGCCGGTGCGGTTGCGCATCCCCGCCCAGCTCAGCAAGGAGGCCGGCGCCGCCATGCGGCTCACCGCCCGCCTCGCCGGCGCGGCGGCCAGCGGCGGCGCCCTGCGCTTCGATGCGAAGGCGAACCTCGCCGGCGTGGACATGCGCCCCGGCCTGGTGCTGAACAAGGCCCCCGGCCAGCGGCTCGACGCGGCCGTGGCCGGCACCTACCAGCCCACCCAGGACGGCATGAAAGTGAACGTGAGCCAGCTCACGCTCAACGTGCTGGCGGACACCCTCACCGGCACCGCCACCGCGGCGCTCGCGGGCCAGGGCAAGAAGCAAACGACCACGTTCGCCCTGGACATGAAGAGCCCCAGGATCGACGCGGACGCGCTGCTGATGCCCGAGGAGGAGGTGCTCGCGCGCACCGGCGGCAAGGAGGAGCCCCCCTCGGACGACGCCACGCGCTTCAACGGCTACCGCGGGGACATGAAGTTCCAGGTGGGCGCCGTGCGCTACAGCCAGATGGACCTGTCCAACATCGTGGCCCACGTCACCATGGTGGATGACCTCATCCAGGTGGAGAAGCTAACCACGGGCATCTATGGCGGCTCCGTGGTGGCCGACGGCACGTCGATTCGCCTGGGGCCCCTGCCGGAGCAGCGGCCCTTCGAGGCCAAGGTGAAGGTGCAGGGCGTGGAGATGGGCTCGGCGCTGTCCGCCTTCACCCCCAAGAAGGTGATGACCGGCACGTTCAATGGGAACGTGGACGTGAAGGGCGTGGGCTACACCCCGGGGCAGCTCAAGCAGACCCTCCTGGGGGCCATTAATGGCAACGTGGCCAATGGCTCGCTCCTGGGGCTGGACATCATCTCGTCGGTCACCGAGCCGCTGGCCAAGGCCCTGCCCTTCGCGGCCAAGGCCCTGCGCAGCGGCGACGTGACGTCGCTGGGCGAGAACCTCCCGTTCGGGGTGGAGATCAAAAACGGCGTGGCGCAGCTCGACAAGCCCATCACCTGGTCACGCCCCGAGGGCGCGATGAACTTCACCGGCGGCATCCGGCTGGATGGCGAACTCGATCTGAGCGGCACGGTGAACCTCGCGCCTCAGACCATCCAGACGCTCACCCTCGGCAAGGCGAAGCCCACCGAGGCCATCCCCGTGACGTTGAACCTGACCGGGCCCGCGTGGAGCCCCAAGGTGACGGGTCTGGACGTGAAGCCCGCCGCCACCGCCATCGCCAAGCAGGTGGTGGGAGGTCTCGCGGGACAGCTCCTCGGGGACAAGGCCAAGCCGGTGCAGGACCTCATCACCGGCGGCGGCCAAGCGGCGCGCGAGGAAGCCGAGCGCCAGAAGCAGGCCCTGGAGCAGAAGGCCGCCGAGGAGAAGGCCCGGCTGGACGCCGCCGCCCGCGCCAAGCAGGAGGAGGCCAAGAAGAAGGCCGAGGAAGAGGCCAAGAAGCGCCTGCGCGGCGTCTTCGGAAAGTAG